CAAAACATATACTTAACTACCATAACTAGAGAAATATGAGGATTTAAAAGGGCTTTGCATTCAGTGACTTACAACGTAGAGTGCAGTATTTGTTAGAGGATTCATCTTTGAAGGAAGGGCCTAGGACAATGTCGTACCACCGATCAGAAGCAGGGGCAGTGTTAGGCTCTTCTTTAGCTTTGTTAGCCATGGAGGAGAACAGATTCAGCAACCTGCTGCAAGCCCATTTGGAACAACAAGttagaattgaattgaattgaattgaatttgatTCATTTCAAAATAAACGAAtcagataattaaaaattatattctaATGTCAGGAAcatatgaaaatgaaaaaattaagaaacacgGAATTCAATTATATTGTTAATTTTGGTGCCCTGATAAGAAAGATAAACCCAATTAGAAGTAACAAACATGTATTATGTTTAGAATTGCGTTAAAACAAATAGAACCTAGCACAGATGCAATACAATACAGCAGACAGAATGAAGCAAAGTTCCCAATTTTTTATTTGCAAAAGTAGGAATTAGCATTCACTACCTCAAACCGAAAGACCAATTTTCATGTGTGTCACAAAGAAAACATATATACACAATCATGGAAGAAGCTGAATAAGAAGAAGAGATTACACAAATTACACAACAAGGGTGAGTGGTAATGGGAGAGAAAGCGCGGTTGATTTGTTTGTTTGCCGTACCAAAAAATGTGCTGCGGAGAGGAATAGAGCGCCGCCGCGAAATGCTGGGTCCGACGGGGCCAGAGGGAGAAAGCGCGCgccttttctcttctctgttgTGACTTCCGTTTGTGGAAAGTTAGGGTTCAGTTCTGTGTCGTAGATTTGGGGATTTTTTTCAATCCTTTATTTTTTGGAAATTTTAAAAGAGGACATTTGACATATTGCTTAATAAGAAAATTAGAAACTCTAATTTGGATTggcaataataaattaataattaataaaccTACGGGATCAAGCTcttttgaaaattgaaaccagaaaattagaaatttttctgaaataaataaaaagaattaatatttttaataataaaataacataacatcatattccaaaaaaaattttaaaagacttaaaaaatttattatttttaactaataataatatttaaaatataaataaaaatatgttattaaattattaaattaaaaaaattagattaataattaaaaatactaactaaaaataataaatactgtttgtcttaatttttttaatttaaaatttattttttttgaatgatGAAAGCTCCATTTCATtatgtttaatatttaatttaacacCTGAAATTTGAGGTCGGATTCAATTtgatatttaaaagtttaatgGACTCAAATTGGATCCCGAAATTTATCATCATAACTCACATTAATTTTTGAGTTAATCCCTGTTAACACGTGTTGATTTGTTGTATTAATTTGTtgtgatttaaattttttacctatatttcaaattatcaagATATATtagaatttcaaaattttgattgTTGCTCCTAAAgtcacaaaatttttaaattaagcTTGTTATTATCGTCCTAGAGCCAATAAAATTTCTAGGAGATTTAATAGTTTtgatttttaacaaattaacGTGTAAAATCAAcctattatttaaaaaaatcagcTCAAAAACTAACTTAAATTGCTATTGTAAATTTTGGagattaaattaaatcaattataattttaaaaattaatttgaatctAACTTTAAAtttatgcttttatttttaaatttgattaggtGGTAACTAATCTTTTACTCATATCAAGTACTATTTGAATCagatattaaatttaatataaattaacaaataaatattatgaTTTGATTAGGATCATATCTAGACCTTACTAATATAAGATACTATTTGAATgagatattaaaattaataaattagcaaataaatattataatttgatttgatttgattaggATCATATCTAGAGTTTACTAATATAAGTTACTAGTTGAAAatacacaatttttttaaaaaatatttttattaaaaaaatcttctTCATACAGTTAAATATAATAACCAGGAAACacatattttatgattttagtaTTTGTTTAAATAATTGTTTTTCATTTGACAGAGAaaatagcaaataaattgtgcaTGGCGGTTACAGTAGATGGATAGTAACTAGGAAAAGAAGACACTGACAGAAACCAATTTGTTTCATTGGTTCCTTATCTGAGGCAAAGGGACAGAGAAGGGAATAACGATAATGGCGTCACAGTCACCGGCACCGCCGTCATCGGCGAGGTCACCACTCTCCGCCACAGCAACAGCATCTCCACTCCAACGCCTCTCCACATTCAAGACCCCTAGCAGCGTCACCGCCCCAACCTCCCCCTCCTCCGCCCCCGCCACCTCCGCACTCGACTCATTTGCCTCTGACCCCGTCTTCTCCGCCTTCCTCTCCCCCTCCTTCTCATCCACCTCCTTTTCCTCCGCCGCACTCTCCTCCGGCTCCCCTGCCTCCACCGCCGAGAAGCTCCACCATGCCATCCGCCTCCTCGACAACCAGCTCCGCTCCGAGGTTCTCTCCCGCCACTCCGATCTCCTCGGTCAGCTCTCCTCCCTCCACCACGCCACCTCCGCACTCTCCACCATCCGATCCTCTCTCTCCTCCCTCAATTCCTCCGTTCGCCGCCTCCGATCCGAGCTCTCCGACCCTCACCGATCCATCGCCTCCGCAACTGTGCAGCTCAACAATCTCCACCGCACCTCCGAGCTTCTCCAGCACTCCGTCCGCGCCCTTCGGCTCTCCCGCAAGCTCCGCGATCTCGTTGCAGCTGCGCCAGATCCGGAGAAGCTCGATCTTGCCAAGGCCGCGCAGCTCCACGCGGAAATCTTGTCGCTCTGTGAGGAATATGATCTGGCTGGCATTGATGCCGTGGATGAAGAGCTCCGCTGGGTGAAGGAAACCGGCGATCGGCTCCGGAGCGAGGCTATGAAAGTTCTGGAGAGAGGAATGGAAGGTCTGAATCAAGCTGAGGTTGGAACTGGATTGCAGGTTTTCTACAACCTTGGTGAATTGAAGGTTACAGTGGAGCAGGTGATCAACAAATACAAGGGTTTAAGTGCCAAGAGTGTGAGTACGGCCTTGGATATGAAGGCCATATCGGGATCTGGTGGCGGCCGCGGCGGAGGGTTCGGTCCTGGCGGAATTAGGGGAAGTGGGACGCCGCAAATTGGAGGAGGGGCAAAGGCAAGGGAGGCACTGTGGCAGAGGCTTGGGAATTGCATGGATCAGCTGCATTCGATTGCCGTGGCAGTGTGGCATTTGCAGAGGGTGCTCTCGAAAAAGCGCGATCCATTCACCCATGTTTTGCTGCTTGATGAGGTCATTCAGGTATGGGTAATGGGAATAAAtgtatttttgtgaatttttatGATCTTAGTAGAGGTAGCATTTACTCTAGAAATGATACTAGAGTGGTAGAATATCAGCTTGTAGAAGCACATGTAAGAATAGTAGATATCTTATGGAAGGTAGTTTGATGAATAGAGGTTGAGGAAGGCCTAGAAAAACTTGTCGCGAATTAGTTGAATTTAGATTTTAGTAGCTTGAATTTGGATGTGATTTTCTATAGGACATTATGTTGTTGTCTGGTTTATAGAGCTGTTTCTACCTGGTGGCACGATGCTTGGTTTTGATTGTTAGTTTGATTAAATTCTGTGTCTAATGTTTACTTGGACTGATAGCTTCTATATATGCTGGAATGATGATAGGTATGGAAGATAATATTCTGATTAATTTGGGTAGTGATACTTGAGAGGTCCATATATAATTAGTTAATTCCATTATGCGACAGATTCCCTTTTGCTTCTGTAAAATCCAGAGGTTTTCTCGGGTTAGTAGCTGAATTTAGGGGTTAGCCGTTAGCAAATTGAAGATGCTGCATTTGCAGATTTTACAAATGGTTTTGATGTGATGTTTAGTTATGGGATGGGAGCTATTCTTTTGTTTCTATACCGAGATGGAAGAAATGGATCATTGTTCCAGTTGAATGTAAATAAGTGAGTCAATTGCTATTGATTTGTATAGATTAGGCTGGATTATATCAGGATCGTATCGATTTTGGAACTCCACTCTCTATATATTCTTTGTGCAATGGAGAAATAGAGGATCAATAGTAGATGAACCAAGAAGTTGGATTGAATTTCTTTAAGATGCCTTTTACACAtggtttttcaaaaattgtacAGCCATATTACTTTTGCAAAGATACAAACTCAATGAACTGGACATTTGGGGTTTTTAGAAATCAATATCTATATTTTGAAAGTATTGAGTTCCGAACTGGGACACTTTTTCACTCAAATTGTTTTTGGTTTTACAATCATTTTCTCATTAACTGCTGTTTCGTAGGAAGGTGATCCCATGCTAACAGACCGAGTTTGGGAGGCCATTGCAAAGGCTTTTGCAAGCCAAATGAAGTCTGCTTTCACCGCATCAAGTTTTGTTAAGGAGATCTTTACAATGGGATATCCAAAGTTATATTCCATGATAGAGAACCTCCTTGAAAGAATTTCACGTGACACGGATGTCAAAGGAGTGTTACCAGCTATCAATTCAAGTGGGAAGGAGCAGTTAGTTTCATCAGTTGAAATATTCCAGACTGCATTCTTGGCTCACTGCTTGAGTCGCCTTTCTGATCTAGTGAATTCTGTATTTCCAATGTCAAGTCGTGGAAGCGTTCCATCAAAGGAACAAATATCAAGAATTATATCACGTATTCAGGAAGAGATAGAAGCTGTTCAGATGGATGCACGCTTAACTCTTCTTGTTTTGCGTGAAATTGGCAAGGTTTTAATTCTTCTTGCAGAACGTGCTGAATACCAGGTAAACCGAggggaaaaagaaagagagaaaaaaaaaaaagaacttgTTATTgcatttgaataattttttattttctcagaAAGTAATTGAATGCTAGCTTATGCTAAGTGTTTGATCTGTTCCTTTGTATGAAAGAATATTTGTTATAAGAAAAGAAGGGTCATAAAAAGATGGAAATTTATGTTAACTACAATTAGTTGGAACATTGTGAACTAAAATCATATTTACCAGTGGCTGATAATCGCATGTTCTTTCTGGTGACTTTTATGATTCATATCCAAACTCGATTGATGAAGTGGTCTAGTGCATGACAAGTTTTAACTTTAACTGTTGTGACAGATATCCACTGGACCTGAATCACGTCAAGTAAGTGGTCCTGCAACGCCGGCACAGCTCAAGAACTTTACGTTGTGTCAACATCTCCAAGAAGTTCATTCACGAATATCTTCTATGCTTAAAGGAATGCCCAGTATAGCTGCAGAAGTGTTGTCTGCTTCACTAGGTGCAATATATGGTGTTGCATGTGACTCGGTGACATCTTTATTCCAGGCAATGCTTGATCGTCTTGAGTCTTGCATATTGCAAATACATGATCAGAACTTCGGAGTGCTTGGGATGGATGCTGCCATGGACAATAATGCGTCACCTTATATGGAGGAGCTCCAGAAGTGCATTCTGCACTTCCGCAGTGAGTTTTTATCTCGCTTGTTGCCTTCCAGAGCTACTACAACTTCAGGAACAGAGAACATATGTACCAGGCTTGTCCAAAGTATGGCTTCCCGTGTTCTAGTATTCTTTATCCGGCATGCTTCTCTTGTCAGACCTCTTTCAGAATCAGGCAAGTTGAGGATGGCTAGGGATATGGCCGAGTTGGAGCTAGCCGTGGGCCAAAATTTGTTCCCTGTTGAACAACTCGGTGCTCCATATCGAGCTCTTAGAGCATTCCGTCCTCTTATTTTCTTGGAAACATCCCAGTTCGCATCATCTCCTCTTCTTCAGGATCTGCCACCCAGTGTCATATTTCATCATCTGTATACCCGAGGTCCTGACGAATTGCAGTCGCCGCTGCAAAGAAACAAACTAACACCGTTACAGTATTCATTGTGGCTAGATTCTCAAGGGGAGGATCAAATCTGGAAGGGCATCAAAGCAACACTTGATGATTACGCATTAAATGTGAGAAGCAGAAGAGATAAGGAGTTCAGCCCTGTTTATCCTCTTATGCTTCAAATGGGTTCATCCTTGATTGAAAAGGTTCAGGCTAACCCAAATTCTTGATCCCGTAAATAATCTGTAGTCTTGTGAAATTGATTAAACCACACCAGTGACTTTGTGATTGCTGCTTGCAAGTTGTTGAGAAGGGTTTAGTTGCGGAAACATGAGGAAGAGGCATGCTAGTTTGGATAGAAAACATGAAGTACAAAAAATTTTAGACGATTTaatagcttttttttttccaatatattttttgttgaattaatttttgttgGCCAATCTTGAGTTTACTGATTATTTGTGATTGGTTGTATTAAATGTAGATAGGAGTGGCAAACGGGTCGAAATATGTCGAACCGACCCGTTTAACCTGCCAAAAGGGCACGCTGAGCTTAAAAAATGAACCCacctgaaaaagaaaatttgccTAAACCGTTTCGCTTAAAACGCGGACAGGCACTTGCCTAAAAGAGTTTAGACAATTTAGTAGCTCTTTTTATGATTCTTAAATTCATGACACTTTTTAGAAAGTCAGAATATAAATTGAACATGGATTGACTCCAAGGCTCTCATATATGAATTGGTTACTAATCATTCTAAACTTATAATACTCAATATCATGCCAATATTAGTCTGTTTTTAGTATTGAATTTCGATAAAAATGCTTCTAACTTTTAACATTACGAAACTCTTAAATTCACATTCTTTTGAGTTTTATGATTAAAATTTACAATGAATTCTCGAAGTTGATTAGTTTACAAATTTCAGTTTTATATTTGGACAGGTGTATTTGTGCCTTTCAAATTGCACCATCGACAGCCAATGCCAAAATTATACGTTTTTATATGAGAATGACAATgacatgaaaaaaaataaaaagaaagaaaaaaacagTTTTTGGTTTTCACTCAGTTTAcaacattttattattattattttgaataagAATGAAAGGTACGATTATTGGAATTTATATGGATATGTTAATGTTAATACTACAATACCAAAATGTCAAAGGTATGAATAATATTTCAGTGTTATTTGAAATCATTAGTGTCTGTTAAAAGAAAGCAttagaaaaaatgagaaaggaATGTGTTAGCAGTAAGAGTATGATCTCATTAAGACAACAACCTCATTAtttttaatctaattaattTCCTTTTGTCTAATTCTGTCACTGTACAGATGCTACTAGTTATAATGAAGCaataattaacatatttttccttattttatgttaatTGATAACTTGAATATTAAGCTGCGTGCCCTTCATGCCCTTCTACTTTAATCCATATATATCTCATTATTAAACGTCATtgttatttgaaaaaaaaaattaaatttatatattattttattatattcgATTCAATTTCGGTTAAATATGATTGAACTTCTAACATCGTGAGTTTATAATCGGTctaattttaagaatattagttatttcaaaaaatttggccGTTGGACAATATTTAAGAGTAAGGTTACAATTACTCAATTAGGTCTCTATTCGAACCTCAAACTAATTAGCCccctaaaaaaaaaatatcagtTAGATCTTTTGAGATAGTAAACAATGAATATACTATGTCTTTCCATCAATTCATCAGGTAAAATTTAATAGGTAGTTATATATATGTCTATTTATTGAAGATCATGAAATAACAATTTTTGGAGCGAAACTTTACATGCTTTGTCAGGATTCATAGTAAACAAATAGCAATCAAAAagagttttataaaaatttaaaagataagaaatgctttactatttaaaataatattgtcCGCATGTTCATGTGAGCAATGAGACACATCACTGTAGATAATTGAACACATGAACAAttctattttatactatttattGATAAAAGAGCATGACGTGTCCACTACTTATTATCGTGGAGGACctaattgatatattttttttagagacTAATTAATTCGAAGTCGAAATGTTCAgaaaactaattaataattatcactttactttaaaaaaaaaaaacaaaaaaacaaaaacactaAGTACAAATTTCAAAACCATCTCATTGAATTGACCTATATCCACATCTCCATGTAAAAACAAAACTCAGAACAAGCATTAATTTAAGGAAATAAATGAATGGAAATTTCAGCATCTAATGCTTTTATTGTCTTGTTGCATGTTACAGTTCTCACCTCCCTCATACATATCTATCTATCTTTACATATTTATACACACACCTCTTCCTTGAATTCTCCGAGAGGTTGTAGTTGATTCCAAGGGTGCCAGTTGTATCATAGAATTTCACATTGGAATCATCATCATGGTTAagaatttaaacaaaaaatctTCACACAAACTGTCCAAGAATCATGAgagacaacaacaacaattgaaaagcttgatcaatgTTTTGAAGCCAAAGGTGTACATCACTGACACCTCAAGCTTCAAGCAGTTAGTTCAAGAACTCACTGGCATCAACAATGGAAGTTCAAGTTCAAGTTTTGAACAAACCATTATAGGTTCTGAGGTTCAAAGAAACCATCCTGATATTGATACTAGCTTTGAAGCTTCAGTGGAAACTGAAGCAACAACAAATTCACCTTCTGAGTTATGTTATAGTGCAGTTCCAATCTTGAATGATGAAGAATTTGATCAAGTTTGCAATCAGATGATGTTTATGGAAGATGTATTCTTAGAAAACACCATAGATAGTACTCAAAATCCTGTTCCTTTTTCGACATATCAGAATCTCGAGTCACTACTTTTTGATGTTGAACCAACTCATCAGTTCTACAATTCTTATGAACAGATTGATCAAGGTGTCAGCATATATGACTACGAGTTGTCCGGACTACTATGAACAAGAAATGTTTGAAGTGCGAGTTGGCTTGATAGATCAAGAATGGAAAAGCTTAAAAATGATGagattttgtttctttatttatctttcatgtttatACCTTGTATATCAGAGAATGTTACTGTTTTCTATGTATATACTTATGTATATAGTAACATATTGGCCCCTTTTTTTCATTGATGTATATGATTCTGGAATTTTGGCTTTGATGAACAAAAGAAAACttaatgaaattaaatcttttcaGTGAAATGAAGTGAATAAGGTTATTAAGAACCGCTTAGGATGTAATGTAATGTAATATTCTTCAATGTTTATGTCATCAACTTCATccttatcttttcttatttgTATTAAATGAGAAAAGGATAGAatatcaattaaataaaaatcaagaAAACTTAATTGTtactatataatatataagTCTGTTTAATACCTTCATTTTTTGAAATTCTGGTAATTAAAACATGTCATTACACAAACCATATCAGAGTAAATCCAATGTTATCATGGCTTTCCATGAGTTGATTGTGAAGATCTAAATTTGCTCAAGAATCTGCTGTTATGGATAGCGAGTCGAAGAACTGCATCACTCGACCAGCATTGCTCTAAGCCACAAGCCTTTATGAGATTCTTGGCCAGGGTAATAGAGGGTGGATTGAACAAATTTGTTACTTGCACATCAAGTTTCCTATTCTCTGCATCCTTTGACCTCCATTGTTCCAGGCCATGAAATTTCTGTTTCTCCTTGAAGGGGAAAAACAACTTTGCCGCGATTTACACATTTAAAGGATCATCAATACTCTCCCTATCAACCATATTCTCTTCTATGACAGGAACTGATTTCGACACTCGAGAACTTACACTTAAAGTCTTCTCTGCATTATTGCTGTCTTGAAGTCTTGGATTAAACAAATGTGTGCTAATTCGCAAGAACTCGAACATAGATACCGAAGTTGTTGACTTATGAATTTGCTACTATGGATAGCTTTTTGAAATTCTGCATCACTTGAAAACCATTGTTCAACTCCATGAACCCCAAGAAATTTCAGTTTCTCCTTGGAGACAACGAAGAAATCTTCTGGTGTTTGAGTATTTGTAACATCAATGTTCTCCTTGTAAATCATCTTCTCTCCTACACCATTCAGATGATGAACCCATTTGGCTGCTCCGGAAACAGAATCTTTCAAACCAAACAATAGAAGAATCTTGTCTGCATGGTTGGCGATTCGAACCTTTGTACTTGAAGGAAataatgattatttttttatcaataataggCTTAccattgtaattatttttagtgagagtacataaagagtacatagtatataaggtataataactcaacaaatattttctaaagaaatttttattatcttctttaaaaaatatttgttgagtTATTACACCTTATATACTATGTACTCTTTACGTAttctcattaaaaaaaataattacaatggTAAGCCTATTTATTGATAAAGAAATAATCTAGGTaacattctttttcttcttcttccttttgttctcaGCTGGTTGATTAGGTTTAACAATTTCTTCTATAATTTTAAAACATTACAAACTTAACTACAATAGCATCAACACACAATGAACAATAATGTATTGAGAGTTATAATAAAACAATGGAAAACTTTACCACTATGATGCTCATCTGGAGACAAAATAAACGAATTCATAGTCTCCTTATGTTCTTGAGTTTCTGCAATTTTTACACATTTACAAACTCAATTAGTAGCGTTATGAAGAAAACTATCTTGTTCATTGCAATTgcagagagaagagaaagagacCTTGCTACATTGTATCCAGTTACAGTGAGATTCCAAAAAAATGGATTTTGGCGCGCTTTTTCTCTCTCTACGAAGATTCAACGACCACTTCTTTCCTTGGTTTCAATTATGACTTGGCTT
The Arachis stenosperma cultivar V10309 chromosome 7, arast.V10309.gnm1.PFL2, whole genome shotgun sequence genome window above contains:
- the LOC130941828 gene encoding conserved oligomeric Golgi complex subunit 5; amino-acid sequence: MASQSPAPPSSARSPLSATATASPLQRLSTFKTPSSVTAPTSPSSAPATSALDSFASDPVFSAFLSPSFSSTSFSSAALSSGSPASTAEKLHHAIRLLDNQLRSEVLSRHSDLLGQLSSLHHATSALSTIRSSLSSLNSSVRRLRSELSDPHRSIASATVQLNNLHRTSELLQHSVRALRLSRKLRDLVAAAPDPEKLDLAKAAQLHAEILSLCEEYDLAGIDAVDEELRWVKETGDRLRSEAMKVLERGMEGLNQAEVGTGLQVFYNLGELKVTVEQVINKYKGLSAKSVSTALDMKAISGSGGGRGGGFGPGGIRGSGTPQIGGGAKAREALWQRLGNCMDQLHSIAVAVWHLQRVLSKKRDPFTHVLLLDEVIQEGDPMLTDRVWEAIAKAFASQMKSAFTASSFVKEIFTMGYPKLYSMIENLLERISRDTDVKGVLPAINSSGKEQLVSSVEIFQTAFLAHCLSRLSDLVNSVFPMSSRGSVPSKEQISRIISRIQEEIEAVQMDARLTLLVLREIGKVLILLAERAEYQISTGPESRQVSGPATPAQLKNFTLCQHLQEVHSRISSMLKGMPSIAAEVLSASLGAIYGVACDSVTSLFQAMLDRLESCILQIHDQNFGVLGMDAAMDNNASPYMEELQKCILHFRSEFLSRLLPSRATTTSGTENICTRLVQSMASRVLVFFIRHASLVRPLSESGKLRMARDMAELELAVGQNLFPVEQLGAPYRALRAFRPLIFLETSQFASSPLLQDLPPSVIFHHLYTRGPDELQSPLQRNKLTPLQYSLWLDSQGEDQIWKGIKATLDDYALNVRSRRDKEFSPVYPLMLQMGSSLIEKVQANPNS